One stretch of Glycine soja cultivar W05 chromosome 7, ASM419377v2, whole genome shotgun sequence DNA includes these proteins:
- the LOC114417859 gene encoding histone acetyltransferase HAC1-like isoform X2 yields MSGQVPNQAGSQLSGLTQLNGNALTHQMPPLGGVPRSTINMDPEFLRARTFIQEKIFDMLLQRQQLPVTDVQRRKLKDLANRLEEGMLKAALSKEDYMNLDTLESRLSNFLRRASMNNHNQQYPQRVNSSPIGTMIPTPGMSHVPNSSMMVASSMDASVISASGRNSIASTSFNSVNMLPAGGMLGSTLNRFDGLSNGYQQSSTSFSAASGGNISSMGVQRIASQMIPTPGFTVSSNHSHMNIDSNNTNGGAFSSVESTMVPLSQLQQQKQHVGGQNSHVLQNLSGQMGSGMRSGLLQKPFANSNGAISSGSGLIGNNIQLTNEPGTSSDSYASTYANSPKHLQQPFDQKQKPVVQGDGYGMNNVDNFASGNFYTSATSSGSMMNNQNTNSVKLPSMPKISSLMNSHSNLHGMQQAAHIKSQPTNQLDKLNFQSSLTSRDGLLHSQQQYQQRPQQLQQPDQYAQQQFQSMQSQQPPHVINSDTFSQSLLSSNLENRVKPEPGIEHHKEVPNSHVSEQFHISEMQSQFHQNSSEDCSRGAQYLPFPSGHHDLLSSTPQISQQMLHQHQLVAESQNNFNKSVILNQWPQSQDCNHIPDSISHDQHLHMDFHQRISGQDEAQCNNLSSDGSIIGRAVLSRGSAEQLDSGNAIKKAHRNQQRWLLFLLHARRCSAPEGRCKERFCSNAQKLCKHLDRCTLRHCQYPRCHHTRVLLHHFINCKDPCCPVCVFVRKYRRAFQLKPQIQPEPESSLPTAVNGSCKPYNIVGTSPRLISKPPLVVETSEDLHPSIKRIKIEHCAQPINPENDHSASSFTENCESVVSRDAQSQPQAYPNIEKSISIESELTEVKAEAPAHVVHEKLSEMKMDNNNADDKMPIAEPVKYDEPANLARPENIKTEKETGQDRKENVVQTSENAAGTKSGKPKIKGVSLTELFTPEQVREHITGLRQWVGQSKSKAEKNQAMEHSMSENSCQLCAVEKLTFEPPPIYCTTCGVRIKRNNMYYTTGTGDTRHYFCLPCYNDARTENIIVDGTPIAKSRLEKKKNDEETEEWWVQCDKCEAWQHQICALFNGRRNDGGQAEYTCPNCYIQEVERGERKPLPQSAVLGAKDLPRTILSDHIEQRLFKRLKQERQERARLQGKSYDEIPGAEALVIRVVSSVDKKLEVKPRFLEIFQEENYPTEFPYKSKVVLLFQRIEGVEVCLFGMYVQEFGSECQFPNQRRVYLSYLDSVKYFRPEVKAVTGEALRTFVYHEILIGYLEYCKKRGFTSCYIWACPPLKGEDYILYCHPEIQKTPKSDKLREWYLAMLRKAAKENIVVDLTNLYDHFFVSTGECRAKVTAARLPYFDGDYWPGAAEDLIYQLRQEEDGRKQNKKGTTKKTITKRALKASGQSDLSANASKDLLLMHKLGETICPMKEDFIMVHLQHACTSCCILMVSGNRWVCNQCKNFQICDRCYEAELKREERERHPINQREKHTLYPVEITDVPSDTKDKDDILESEFFDTRQAFLSLCQGNHYQYDTLRRAKHSSMMVLYHLHNPTAPAFVTTCNICYLDIETGQGWRCEVCPEYDVCNACYQKDGGIDHPHKLTNHPSMVDRDAQNKEARQHRVSQLRKMLDLLVHASQCRSAHCQYPNCRKVKGLFRHGMHCKTRASGGCVLCKKMWYLLQLHARACKESECHVPRCRDLKEHLRRLQQQSDSRRRAAVMEMMRQRAAEVANNAG; encoded by the exons ATGTCAGGACAGGTACCTAATCAAGCAGGGTCTCAATTGTCTGGTCTGACCCAACTGAATGGGAATGCACTCACTCATCAGATGCCACCTTTAGGGGGTGTACCGCGTTCAACAATTAATATGGATCCTGAATTTCTTAGAGCTCGCACTtttattcaagagaagat CTTTGATATGTTGTTGCAACGACAACAGCTGCCAGTTACAGATGTACAGAGAAGGAAGCTTAAGGATCTTGCAAACCGCTTGGAGGAGGGCATGTTAAAAGCTGCTCTCTCTAAG GAGGATTACATGAACTTGGATACACTGGAGAGTCGTTTATCTAATTTCCTCCGACGAGCATCTATGAATAATCACAACCAACAATATCCGCAGCGTGTTAACTCTTCTCCAATTGGTACAATGATACCAACCCCTGGTATGTCACATGTTCCAAATTCAAGCATGATGGTTGCATCTTCTATGGATGCCTCTGTGATTTCTGCCAGTGGGCGTAATAGCATAGCATCAACATCTTTCAATAGTGTAAACATGTTACCAGCTGGTGGTATGCTTGGCAGTACCTTAAATAGATTTGATG GTTTGTCTAATGGCTATCAGCAGTCTTCTACCAGCTTTTCTGCTGCCTCAGGGGGGAACATTTCATCAATGGGGGTGCAGAGAATTGCTAGCCAGATGATTCCCACTCCTGGATTCACAGTCAGCAGTAATCACTCACACATGAATATAGATTCTAATAATACTAATGGTGGTGCCTTTTCCAGTGTAGAGTCTACTATGGTACCACTGTCACAGCTACAGCAGCAGAAGCAGCATGTTGGTGGCCAAAATAGTCATGTATTGCAGAACCTCAGTGGCCAAATGGGTAGTGGAATGAGATCTGGTTTACTACAGAAGCCATTTGCAAACTCAAATGGTGCTATAAGTAGTGGATCAGGCTTGATTGGAAATAATATACAGCTTACAAATGAACCTGGCACTTCTTCTGACAGCTATGCCTCAACTTATGCTAATTCCCCTAAACACTTGCAGCAGCCCTTCGATCAAAAACAGAAACCAGTAGTGCAGG GTGATGGATATGGAATGAATAATGTTGACAATTTTGCTTCTGGAAACTTTTATACATCTGCGACATCCTCTGGGTCTATGATGAACAATCAGAACACTAATTCAGTTAAATTACCATCAATGCCCAAAATTAGCTCATTGATGAATAGTCACTCAAATTTGCACGGTATGCAGCAGGCTGCTCATATAAAGTCCCAACCAACTAACCAGCTAGATAAGTTGAATTTTCAGTCTTCATTGACTTCAAGAGATGGCCTTCTGCATTCTCAACAGCAGTATCAGCAAAGGCCTCAACAATTGCAGCAGCCAGATCAGTATGCACAACAGCAATTTCAATCTATGCAAAGTCAACAGCCTCCACATGTGATCAACAGTGACACATTCAGTCAGTCTCTGCTATCTTCCAATCTAGAAAACCGAGTGAAGCCTGAACCTGGAATTGAACATCATAAAGAAGTGCCTAATTCTCATGTCTCTGAACAGTTTCACATATCTGAGATGCAGAGTCAGTTCCATCAGAACTCATCTGAAGATTGCTCTAGGGGTGCTCAATATCTTCCATTCCCATCTGGTCACCATGATTTATTGTCATCAACAcctcaaatttcacaacaaatgtTGCACCAGCATCAATTGGTTGCAGAGtctcaaaataatttcaacaaaTCTGTAATTCTAAACCAATGGCCTCAATCACAAGATTGTAACCACATACCTGACAGTATTTCACATGATCAACATCTCCACATGGATTTTCATCAAAGAATATCTGGGCAAGATGAAGCTCAATGCAATAATTTATCGTCAGATGGATCTATTATTGGTCGAGCTGTTCTTTCTAGAGGCTCAGCTGAGCAACTGGACTCTGGAAATGCTATAAAAAAGGCGCACAGGAATCAACAGAGGTGGCTTTTATTTCTACTTCATGCACGACGGTGTTCTGCCCCTGAAGGACGATGCAAAGAACGCTTTTGTTCTAATGCACAGAAGTTATGCAAGCACTTAGATAGATGCACCCTGCGCCATTGCCAATATCCTCGTTGCCATCATACCAGGGTGTTGCTTCATCATTTCATAAACTGCAAGGATCCATGTTGCCCTGTTTGTGTTTTTGTGAGAAAGTATCGACGTGCATTTCAACTCAAGCCTCAGATTCAGCCGGAACCTGAATCCAGCTTGCCAACTGCAGTGAATGGATCCTGTAAACCTTACAATATTGTAGGCACATCGCCTAGATTGATCTCGAAGCCTCCATTAGTTGTTGAAACTTCCGAGGACTTGCACCCATCTATAAAACGTATAAAGATTGAGCATTGTGCCCAGCCTATTAATCCTGAAAATGACCATTCTGCTTCATCTTTTACAGAAAATTGTGAATCTGTTGTTTCCAGGGATGCTCAGTCTCAACCCCAAGCTTATCCCAATATTGAGAAGTCTATCTCAATCGAATCTGAGCTTACAGAAGTTAAGGCTGAAGCTCCTGCACATGTGGTACATGAAAAATTAAGTGAGATGAAAATGGATAACAATAATGCAGATGATAAAATGCCTATTGCTGAACCTGTCAAATATGATGAACCTGCTAATTTAGCTAGGcctgaaaatataaaaactgaGAAAGAAACTGGACAAGACAGGAAAGAAAATGTTGTGCAGACATCTGAAAATGCAGCTGGAACCAAGTCTGGCAAGCCAAAAATAAAAGGAGTCTCATTAACTGAATTATTTACTCCAGAGCAAGTCAGGGAACATATCACTGGCCTCAGGCAATGGGTTGGCCAG AGCAAGTCAAAAGCAGAGAAGAATCAAGCAATGGAGCATTCAATGAGTGAGAACTCCTGCCAATTGTGTGCTGTAGAGAAGCTTACCTTTGAACCACCGCCTATTTATTGCACAACTTGTGGGGTTCGCATTAAACGAAATAATATGTATTATACCACGGGCACCGGTGACACACGGCATTATTTTTGTCTTCCATGCTATAATGATGCTCGTACAGAGAACATCATTGTTGATGGGACTCCCATTGCCAAATCAAGAttggaaaagaagaagaatgatgAGGAAACTGAGGAATGG TGGGTTCAATGTGATAAATGTGAAGCATGGCAACATCAAATTTGTGCTTTATTTAATGGCAGAAGAAATGATGGTGGACAAGCTGAATATACTTGCCCTAACTGCTATATTCAAGAGGTAGAAAGAGGAGAGCGCAAGCCCTTACCGCAAAGTGCTGTTCTTGGAGCCAAGGATTTGCCGAGAACTATTCTCAGTGATCACATAGAACAGCGATTATTTAAACGGCTAAAGCAAGAAAGACAAGAAAGGGCAAGGCTTCAAGGAAAAAGTTATGATGAG ATTCCTGGAGCTGAAGCTCTTGTTATAAGAGTTGTGTCATCTGTTGACAAAAAGTTAGAAGTGAAACCGCGGTTTCTGGAGATTTTTCAGGAAGAGAATTACCCAACAGAATTTCCATATAAATCAAAG GTAGTTTTGTTGTTTCAAAGGATAGAAGGTGTGGAAGTTTGCCTATTTGGCATGTATGTTCAAGAATTTGGATCTGAATGTCAATTTCCTAATCAGCGCCGCGTGTACCTTTCATATTTGGATTCTGTGAAGTATTTTAGGCCTGAGGTTAAAGCAGTGACGGGAGAGGCTCTTCGGACTTTTGTTTACCATGAAATTCTG atTGGATATCTTGAATATTGCAAGAAACGTGGTTTTACAAGCTGCTATATCTGGGCTTGTCCTCCATTAAAGGGGgaagattatattttatattgccATCCAGAAATTCAGAAAACCCCAAAATCCGATAAGCTACGTGAATG GTATCTGGCCATGTTAAGAAAAGCTGCGAAGGAGAATATTGTGGTCGACCTCACCAACTTATACGATCATTTCTTTGTATCTACTGGTGAATGTAGGGCTAAGGTTACTGCCGCAAGACTCCCGTATTTTGATGGTGACTACTGGCCTGGGGCTGCAGAGGATTTGATTTATCAGCTTCGCCAAGAGGAAGATGgaaggaaacaaaataaaaagggaacaaCTAAAAAGACTATAACAAAAAGGGCTTTGAAAGCGTCTGGTCAGTCAGATCTTTCAGCAAATGCCTCAAAGGACCTGCTCCTTATGCACAAA CTTGGTGAAACCATTTGCCCGATGAAGGAAGATTTTATTATGGTTCATTTGCAGCATGCATGTACTAGCTGTTGTATTTTAATGGTGTCTGGCAACCGTTGGGTTTGCAACCAGTGCAAGAATTTTCAGATTTGTGATAG GTGTTACGAAGCAGAACTAAAgcgtgaagagagagaaagacatCCTATTAACCAGAGGGAGAAACATACTCTTTATCCT GTTGAAATTACTGATGTTCCTTCTGATACAAAGGACAAAGATGATATTCTTGAGAGCGAATTCTTTGACACTAGACAGGCATTTCTGAGTCTCTGCCAGGGAAATCATTACCAGTATGATACACTAAGACGGGCCAAGCATTCCTCAATGATGGTTCTCTATCATCTTCATAATCCAACAGCTCCAGCATTTGTGACAACTTGCAATATATGTTATCTTGACATAGAAACTGGTCAAGGATGGCGCTGTGAGGTTTGCCCTGAGTATGATGTATGCAATGCTTGTTATCAAAAGGATGGAGGTATTGATCATCCTCATAAGTTGACAAATCATCCATCCATGGTGGATCGTGATGCTCAGAACAAAGAAGCAAGGCAGCATCGAGTATCGCAG CTACGGAAAATGCTTGATCTCCTTGTTCATGCATCCCAATGTCGTTCTGCACATTGCCAATATCCCAATTGTCGCAAGGTGAAGGGACTTTTCCGCCATGGAATGCACTGCAAAACACGAGCTTCTGGAGGTTGTGTTCTTTGCAAGAAAATGTGGTATTTGCTTCAACTTCATGCTCGTGCTTGCAAAGAATctgaatgccatgtaccacgTTGCAG AGATTTAAAAGAACATCTAAGGAGACTTCAGCAACAGTCTGATTCACGGCGTAGAGCTGCTGTAATGGAAATGATGAGGCAGAGAGCCGCAGAAGTTGCTAACAATGCTGGATGA